In Macrobrachium nipponense isolate FS-2020 chromosome 15, ASM1510439v2, whole genome shotgun sequence, a single genomic region encodes these proteins:
- the LOC135226984 gene encoding large ribosomal subunit protein uL14, with translation MSKRGRGGSAGGKFRISLGLPVGAVMNCADNTGAKNLYIIAVQGVRGRLNRLPAAAVGDIVAATVKKGKPELRKKVHPAVVIRQRKPYRRKDGVFIYFEDNAGVIVNNKGEMKGSAITGPVAKECADLWPRIASNAGSIA, from the exons ATGTCGAAGAGAG GACGTGGTGGATCAGCTGGCGGAAAATTCCGCATCTCCCTCGGTCTACCCGTGGGGGCTGTGATGAACTGTGCCGATAATACTG GCGCTAAAAACCTCTATATTATTGCTGTGCAAGGAGTAAGAGGACGTTTGAACAGGCTGCCAGCTGCTGCAGTGGGAGACATTGTGGCTGCAACTGTCAAAAAAGGAAAGCCAGAGCTCAGAAAGAAAG tTCATCCTGCAGTGGTCATTAGGCAGAGGAAGCCATATAGGAGGAAGGATGGTGTGTTTATATACTTTGAGGATAATGCAGGCGTGATAGTAAACAACAAAGGTGAAATGAAAG gtTCTGCCATTACAGGCCCAGTGGCAAAAGAATGTGCAGATTTATGGCCAAGAATTGCCTCAAATGCTGGGTCAATTGCCTGA